DNA from Aureimonas sp. AU20:
TCCGTGCTGCGCCACCTCAGGGACGAGGGGAAGACCGTCATCCTCATCACGCACAAGCTGCGCGAGATCCTGGCGGTGACGGACAATGTCTCCGTCATGCGGCGCGGCGAGATCGTGGCGACCGTCAAGACCAAGGAAACGTCGGCCCCGGAGCTCGCCGAGCTCATGGTCGGGCGCCGGGTTCTCCTCCGGGTCGAGAAAGGCGCGGCCGTCCCGCGCGAGCCGCTTCTGGAGGTCACCGACCTCACCGTGCGGGACGGGCGCGGCGTCGCCATGGTGGAGAACGTCTCCTTCCAGATCCGGGCGGGCGAGATCGTCGGCATCGCGGGCGTCGCCGGCAACGGCCAGTCCGAGCTTCTGGAGGCTCTGTCGGGCATCCACGCGGCCGAGCGCGGCACCGTGCGCCTGTGCGGGGAGACGCTGGACCTCAAGCGGGACATGGACCCGGCCATGCTGCGCACGCGCGGCATGGCGCATGTGCCGGAGGACCGGCACCATATGGGCCTCGTCCTGCCTTTCACCGAGGCCGAGAACGCCATTCTCGGCTATCACCGCGACCCCGCCTATGCGAAGGGCCCATTTCTCGACGTCGCCGCCATGCGCGCGGAAGCGCAGGCCAAGATCGCCGCCTACGACATCCGCCCGCCGTCTCCCGATCTCAGGACCGCCAATTTCTCCGGCGGCAACCAGCAGAAGGTCGTGCTGGCGCGCGAGATGGAGCGCGACCCGGCGGTTCTGCTCATCGGCCAGCCGACGCGCGGCGTCGATGTCGGAGCCATCGAGTTCATCCACAAGCGCATCATCGAGATGCGCGACGCCGGCAAGGCGGTTCTTCTCGTCTCGGTCGAGCTGGACGAGATCCGCGCCCTGTCCGACCGCATCCTCGTGATGTGCGCCGGCCGCATCGTCGGCGAGCGCGGCCCCGAAACCTCCGAAGGCGAACTCGGCCTGATGATGGCCGGCGAGACCGTGGCGGAGGCCGCGCAATGAAGGACGCCCGCATCACGCTGGTGACGCTGGGCGTCGCCGATCTCACGCGCTCGTCCCGTTTCTACGAGGCGCTGGGCTGGGCGCGGACGGACCAGGGCAACGAGAGCGTCGTGTTCCTGCAAGGCGAGGGGATCGTGCTCTCCCTGTTCGGGCTGGAGGATCTGGCCAAGGACGCCGATGTTCCGCTGGAGACGCTGCCGCGCTTTCGCGGGGTGACGCTGGCGATCAATCTGGCCGACGAGGCCGAGACCGACCGGTTCTTCGCCCTGGCGCTGGAGGCCGGCGGAACCGCCGTGAAGCCGCCGGAAAAGGTGTTCTGGGGCGGATATTCCGGCTATTTCGCCGATCCCGACGGGCATCTCTGGGAGATCGCCCACAATCCCTACTTCGCGCTCGACGCCGCCGGGCGGCTCGATCTCACCGCCCAGCCGAAGGACCCGGCATGAGCCGACCCTATACCAAGCTTCCCGCCTGGATCGACCATGGCGTCCTTCCGCTCGTCAACGTCGTGGTGGCCTTTCTGGTCGCCGGGCTCGTGGTGCTGGCCGTAGGCGAAAGCCCAGTGGAGGCCGCGCGCCTCATGCTGCGCGGCGCCTTCGGCTATGGCGAGGGCTTCGGCTTCACGCTCTACTACACCACCAACTTCATCCTGACGGGCCTCGCCGTCGCGGTCGCCTTCCATGGCGGCCTGTTCAACATCGGCGGCGAGGGGCAGGCCTATGTCGGGGGCCTCGGCGTCGCGCTGGTGGCGCTCAATTTCGGCTCCATCCTGCCCTGGTGGGTGAACCTGCCGCTTGCCGTCGTGGCGGCCGGCGCCTTCGGCGCGGCGTGGGCCTTCCTGCCCGGCTATCTCCAGGCCAAGCGCGGCAGCCATGTCGTCATCACCACGATCATGTTCAACTTCATCGCCTCGGCGCTGATGGTCTATCTCCTGGTCGGCCCGCTGCGCCCGCTCGGCACGATGCAGCCCGAAACGCGCCAGTTCGATCCGGGCGGGCAATTGCCCAAGCTCGGCGGCCTGTTCGAGAGTCTGGGCATGAGTCTGGGCGGTGCGCCGCTCAACGTCACCTTCTTCGTCGCGCTCCTGGCCGCGCTCTTCGTCTGGGTGCTGATCTGGCGCACGCGGCTCGGCTACGAAATCCGAACGCTGGGCTTCTCGCCCGCCGCCGCCCGCTATGCCGGCATGAAGGAGACGCGGCTCGTCGTCACCATCATGCTGATCTCCGGCGCGCTCGCCGGCATCATGGCGCTGAATTCGGTGATGGGCGACCAGTACCGGCTGCAGTTGAACTTTCCCGCCGGCGCCGGCTTCGTCGGCATTGCCGTGGCGCTCATGGGCCGGGGCCATCCGCTCGGCATCCTGCCGGCGGCCTTGCTCTTCGGCGTGCTCTACCAGGGCGGGGCGGAACTCGCCTTCGACATGCCCACCATCTCGCGCGACATGATCGTCATCATTCAAGGATTGGTGATCCTGTTTGCCGGCGCCTTGGAAAACATGCTGCGGCCCGGCGTCGGCCGGCTCTACGGCTTCGTGCGCCTGCCTCTGACCAAGCCCGTTCCCGCCGAGGAGGCCCGCTGATGGATATGCTCGGCCTTCTCAACCTCCTCGATTCCACCATCCGCCTGTCGACGCCGCTGCTCTTCGCCGCGCTGGCCGGCCTTTATTCCGAGCGCTCGGGCGTCTTCGACATCGGGCTGGAGGGCAAGATGCTGGCGGCGGCCTTTGCCTCCGCCGCCGTCGCCGCGCTTGCCGATTCCGCCTTCGCGGGGCTGGCGGCCGGCGTCGGCGTCGCCATCCTCTTCTCGCTCGTCCATGGACTCGCCTCGATCACCTATCGCGGCAACCAGATCGTCTCGGGCGTGGCGCTGAATTTCATCGCCTCGGGGCTGACCATCATCCTCGGCGCGGCCTGGTTCGGCCAGGGCGGCAACACGCCGACCCTTTCGGCCAACGGGCGCTTTCTCGACATCGCGCTGCCGGGCGCCGACGCCGTGCGCGACGTACCGGTGCTGGGCTTCGTCTATTCCGGCCTCCTGTCGGGCCAGAACCTCCTCGTCTATCTCGCCTTTCTCGCTGTGCCCTTCACCTGGTGGGTGCTCTACCGCACGCGCTTCGGCCTCCGGCTTCGGGCGGTCGGCGAGAATCCGGGCGCGGTGGACACGGCCGGCATTTCCGTCACCTGGCTGCGCTACCGCGCGGTCATCATCTGCGGCGTCTTGACCGGCATGGCCGGAACCTATCTCTCCATCGCCCAGTCCGCTGGCTTTGCCCGCGAGATGACGGCGGGGCGCGGCTATATCGCGCTGGCGGCGCTGATCTTCGCCAATTGGAAGCCGGTGCCGGTGATGCTGGCCTGCCTCCTGTTCGGCTTTCTCGACGCCGCCTCGATCCGCCTCCAGACCACGGCGCTGCCCCTGATCGGCCAGATCCCGCCGCAGTTCGTCCAGGCGCTGCCCTATATCCTGACGGTGATCCTGCTCGCCGGCTTCGTCGGCAAGTCGAGCCCGCCCAAGGCCGGCGGTGTGCCCTACGTGAAAGAGCGCTGACCCATGTCCGAAGACCTGTTTCTCAAGGCGCGCTCGGCCATGCGCAAGTGCCATGCGCCCTATTCCAACTTTCCCGTCGGCGCGGCGCTGCGCACGGAGGACGGGCGCATCTATTCCGGCTGCAATGTCGAGGTGGTGAGCTTTCCCGAGGGCTGGTGCGCCGAGACCACGGCCATCGCCCATATGGTGATGGACGGCGGCGGGCGGATCGCCGAGATCGCCGTGGTGGCAGAGCGGCTGCGCGGCTGCTCGCCTTGCGGCGGCTGCCGCCAGCGCATCGCGGAGTTCGCCAGTTCCGACACGCGCGTCTTCCTGTGCGACGCGGCGGAGGGCGTGATCGAGACCATCCTGATGGGCGATCTCCTGCCCAAGGCCTTCCCGACGGATGCTGTCTCGTGAGCGCGGCGGCGGACGCTCTGCTTCAGCGGCTGGGCGCGCGACGGCCGCGCGTCGCACTCGTGCTCGGCTCCGGCCTCGGCGCCTTGGTGCGCGAGGTCGAGGACGCCGATCACATTCCCTATGGCGAGTTGCCGGGCTTTCCCGTCTCGGCCGTGTCGGGCCATGCGGGCGAGATCGTCTCCGGCCGGCTCGCGGGCGTCGAAATCCTCATCCTGTCCGGCCGCATCCATTACTACGAGGCCGGCAATGCCGCCGCCATGCGCCCGGCGCTGGAGGCGCTGAAGGCGGTCGGCGTCGAAATCCTGGTGCTGACCAACGCGGCCGGTTCGGTAAACCCCGCCATCGCGCCGGGCGAGGTCATGCTGATCGACGATCACATCGCCTTCAGCGGCGCCAATCCCTTGATCGGCGAGCCGACCGATGCACGCTTCGTCGGCATGACGGCAGCCTACGATCGGCCGCTGCGCGAGGCGCTGCTGCGCGGCGCCGACAAGGCCGAAGTGCCGCTGCATCGCGGCGTCTATATGTGGTTCTCCGGCCCCTCGTTCGAGACGCCGGCCGAGATCCGCATGGCGCGGGTGCTGGGGGCGGATGCGGTCGGCATGTCCACCGTGCCCGAAACCATTCTCGGCCGTTTCCTCGGTCTTCGCGTCGTCGCGGCTTCGGTGGTCACCAATTTCGGCGCGGGCATGACCGGGGCCGAACTTAGCCATACCGAGACCAAGGACATGGCGCCGATCGGCGGCGCCAAGCTTGCGCGCATCCTCGCCGAGGCCCTGCCGGAGTTCGCGGCATGAGCGACCGCGCCACCGAGGCCCGCCAGCTGATCGCCTGTCTCGACCTCACCGATCTGAACGAGGATTGCACGTCGGCTGACGTCGAGACGCTGGTCCGGCGCGCAAGCACGCCGGAAGGCGATGTCGCCGCGATCTGCATCTGGCCGCGCTTCGTGGCCGAGGCGCGCGCCATTCTCCCCGCCGGCATCCAGCTCGCGACGGTCGTGAACTTTCCCGGCGGCGGCGAGGATGTGGCGGCGACGATAGAAGAGACACGCAAGGCGGTGGCGGACGGGGCGGACGAGATCGATCTCGTGATCAGCTATCGCCGCGTCGCGGCCGATCCCGGTTTCGTGGAAGCGCAGGTCCGCGCCGTGAAGGAAGCGGCCGGCACGGCGCGGCTCAAGGCGATTCTGGAGACCGGCGAACTGGCCGACCCAGATCTTATTCTTTCGGCCGCCGAGGCGGCGCTCGAGGGCGGGGCGGATTTCCTCAAGACCTCCACCGGCAAGGTGCCGGTCAGCGCGACGCCGGAAGCCGCTGGCATTCTGCTCCAGGCCATCGCCAACGCGGGCGGGCGGGTCGGCTTCAAGCCGTCCGGCGGCATCAGGCGTTTCGAGGACGCCAAGCTTTATCGCGACATGGCGGAGGAAATCTGCGGCCCCGGCTGGGCCACGCCGGATCGCTTCCGCCTCGGCGCCTCCGGCGTGCTGACCGATCTCCTGTGCGTTGCCGGCGCGGCGGCGCGTGGCGCCTCGGCTCCCGGCGGCTACTGATGCAGCTCCCGGCCGAAATCATTCGTCGAAAGCGCGATGGCGGTACCCTGAGCGCGGACGACATCGCGGATTTCGTGCGCGGTGTTGGCGAAGGGGCGATCCCCGACGCGCAGATCGCCGCCTTCTGCATGGCGGTCTTCCTGCGCGGCATGGGCTCGGACGAGACCGTGGCCCTGACGCTCGCCATGCGCGATTCCGGCGAGGTGCTGGACTGGCGCTTCCTCGACCGCCCCGTGGCCGACAAGCATTCCACCGGCGGCGTGGGCGACAATGTCTCGCTCATGCTCGCGCCGATCCTCGCGGCCTGCGGCGCGGCGGTGCCGATGATTTCGGGGCGCGGCCTCGGCCACACCGGCGGCACGCTGGACAAGCTGGAAGCCATTCCCGGCTATACCGTGACGCCGCAAGCCGAGCGGCTGCGCGCCGTGGTGCGCGACACCGGCTGCGCCATCGTCGGGCAGACCGCGCGTCTCGCCCCGGCCGACGGGCGCATCTATGCCGTGCGCGACACCACGGCGACGGTCGAGTCCGTGCCGCTGATCGTCGCCTCGATCCTGTCCAAGAAGCTCGCCGCCGGGCTGGAAAGCCTCGTTCTCGACGTGAAGACCGGCTCGGGCGCCTTCATGGCGGGCGAGGCGGAGGCGCGAGGGCTCGCCCGCGCGCTGGTGGATGTCGCCAAAGGCGCGGGCCTTCGCTGCAGCGCCTTGCTCACCGACATGAGCGAGCCGCTGGCGAGCGAGGCCGGCAATGCGCTGGAGGTGCGCGGGGCCGTCCGCTTCCTTTCGGGCGAGGCGCAGGCGCCCCGCCTTCGCCGCGTGACGCTGGCGCTCTCGGCCGAGGCGCTGGTGCAGGCCGGGCTGGCGGGGGATACGCAGGCTGGAGAGGCGATGGCCCGCCGGGCGCTGGACAGCGGCGCCGCGCTGGAGCGCTTCGCCCGCATGGTGGCCGGGCTCGGCGGCCCCGTGGATTTCGTGGAGCGCATGGACGAGCACCTGCCCCGCGCGCCCGTTCTGCGGCTGGTGCCGGCCCCGGCGGCGGGGATTCTGGCCGAGATCGACACGCGGGCCCTTGGCCTTTGCGTGGTGCGGCTGGGCGGCGGGCGCACGGTGCCGGGCGCGGCGATCGACCCGGCCGTCGGCCTGTCCGATCTCTGTCCGCTCGGCACGGCGCTTTCGCCGGGCGAGCCGTTGGGCTTCGTTCACGCGCGTGACGAGAGCACCGCCGCGCAGGCGATGGCGGACATCACCGCCGCCATTCGTCTGGCCACCGAGGCCCCGGCCGCGCGGGACGTGATTGACACGCTTCGCTGATCGGGTCGGACGCGCGATCGGATGCCCGACCGAGTCTGTGAGCCAGAGCGTTTACCTGCCCCGGCATCCCTACTCCGATGTGCGCTTCATCCTGAAGGTCCAAAGCCTTGCCAGCCGCAAATGAACCCCGAAACTCGGCGCGCGTCCCGACGCGGGCCTTCAGGGTGTCAGCGTCAGCGTGTCGCCGGTCACGGAATAGCTTTTCAGGCGCTTGAGAAAGCTCATGCCGAGAAGCGTCGAGGACAGGGCCTCGCCCTTGAGCACCATGACATCGACGTCGCGCACCTCCACCGATCCGATCGCGATCCGCTTGGCGGTGGCGAGCGCCACGGGAACCCGGCCATTGGCGGTTTCCGAGACGGCGGTGAACTTGTCCGGCGAAACAGTGATGCCGAGCCGGCGGGCGGTGCGTTCGCTCAGCGCAACATAGGTCGCGCCCGTGTCCACCAGCACCGGCTCCACCCGTCCGTCGAAGCGCGCCTCGGCACGGAAATGCCCATCCGGGTCGGCGCGAAGGCGCAGCACGCGACCGTTGGGGACGGGGAGCGAGGCTTCCACCACCTTGGCCGGCGGATCGAGCCGCTCGGCCTCGCTGGCCGCGCTGAGGCTCGCTCGGTAGCGCTCGAAGGCGGAGGGAAAGGCCAGGGCTATGATCGAGGCGAAAACGGCAAAGCCGAGAAGCCGGGTCATGAGCGAAGGTCCTTCCAGAGGCAAGGGGCGCGGTGGACGCAAGCTTGCCGGAGGAGGGTTAGCGAAAGCTTGGCAAGGGAGCGCTTTGCCCCTCAAAGGTCAACGAGACCTTGGCATTTCGTAGACATTTGAAGCGCTGGTTGAGGTCTTTGGGTTTGGTGGCGAAGCGCCGTGCGGAGCGGCGTTCTTCACCTGGGGCAACGAGCGGGGGTAGAGGGCTCTTCGTCAGCATCTTCGCGCCGGCATGGAGCCTAGCGTCGTGGTCCGACCGGCCGCCGCAAGTCGGGACCGCGTTGCCTGAAGGTTCTGCGCTACGCTTCTTCGACCGAAGCCATGCCGCTGCGATGAATAACCCCGTCTTCACACTGAAGGACCCGCTCGCGCGTACCTCTCGTAGCGTCTGACGTTCCGGCTATTCCAGCTTGGCGTCGGGATTATCCTGTTCGCCGCGCCACCCGAAACTCGCGCCTGCGGCCAACTGGTTGGCTCGCCCGGCTGGGGCCGCGTCCTGCGGTCAGGTACGGCCGGTCAGAGCGCTAATGCCTGGAGCCGGGGCCGCTATGATGCCGGTTGCGGTATCCAGGTCTTGGCGCAACCCGGCGCGGCGGCCAATCCTGGCGCAGACCCCGATGGGTCCCGTTCTGGCGGATGTTTCCCCGGTGTCCCTTGAAGCATTCTCAGGCGAAGCGGCGACGCTTCGCCCTGTTGCTGGACCACCTTCTCGCGGCAACCCTCGCGGCTGAGATGGGCCTGCGGAACGGGAGGGAGATGGGATCGCTCCCTTTCCGTGGATCGAAAAGGCCGAGCCCGCATCCGGGGCGCGGTTCTGAAACGGAGCGCCCCGAAGCTCGTCAGCCGGGTCCGCTTCCCCCGCACTCGCCTCGCGGCGCGGGGGAGGGGCGCGGTCACTTCGTGCCGTACATCCGGTCGCCCGCGTCGCCGAGCCCCGGCAGGATGTAGCCCTTCTCGTTCAGCCGCTCGTCGATCGCGGCCGTGAAAACGGGAATGTCGGGATGGGCATCGCGGAAGCGCTTGATGCCCTCGGGCGCGGCCAGGAGGCAGAGGAAGCGGATGTTCTTGGCGCCGCGCTCCTTCAGCTTCTCCATCGCGGCGGTGGCGGAGTTGGCGGTCGCCAGCATCGGGTCCACCACGATGGTGAGGCGGCTCGCGAGGTCTTCCGGCGCCTTGAAGTAGTATTCCACCGGCTCCAGCGTGTCGTGGTCGCGATACATGCCGATATGGGCGACGCGGGCCGCCGGCACGAGATCGAGCATGCCTTCCAGAAGACCGTTGCCGGCGCGCAGGATCGAGGCGAAGACCAGCTTCTTGCCCTCCAGGATCGGGGCGTCCATCTCCTGCATCGGCGTTTCGATGCGCATGGTGGTCAGGTCGAGATCGCGCGTCACCTCGTAGCACAGGAGCGTCGAGATCTCGCGCAGGAGACGGCGGAAGCTGGCCGTGGAGGTCTCCTTCTTGCGCATCAGGGTCAGCTTGTGCTGTACGAGCGGATGGTTGATGACGGTGACGCCGTCCATTCGGAAACCCTCTTTATGCCTGTTCTATCCTGCACTCTGGTCTAGAGGCTGTCATGGACCATGGGCAAGTCTCGTATCGGATCAGCGGGGATCAGCTCGCCCAGGGATGACTTCCCCGATCCGACCCTTCGGGCCGCCCGCCCCAATCCGCCGGAGGGCGTCGCCGGTTTTGCCGGTAGCACCGCTACCGGCTGCACCCGGCTCCTACCCGGCGGATCGGGGCGGGCGGCACAAGACATGCCCATAATCCACGACAGCCTCTAGAGGCTGGAGCCCGGCGCGCCAAGCGCCAGGGCGCGCATCGTCAACAGCTCGGAGAGGCGCTTGCGCACCGGCTCCTCCACGAAAGCGGCCTCGATGGCGTTGCGCGTCAGCGCCAGGCGCTCCGCCGGCTCGAATCCGGCCTCGGCCGCGAAGCGATATTCGGCGGTGAGATCGCTGCCGAAAAAAGGCGGGTCGTCGGAATTCACCGTGAGCCGCAGCCCGGCCTGCCGCAGGCGCGCAAGCGGATGGTTGGCGGCGTCGGGTGCGACGCCGAGCGCGAGATTGGAGAGCGGGCAGACTTCCAGCGTGACGCCCTCCTCGCGCAGCCGGGCGAGCAGCGCCGCATCCTCCACCGCGCGCACGCCATGGCCGATGCGCGAGACGTTCAGCGCGTCCAGCGTTTCCGCGACTGCCGCCGGCCCGGCGAACTCGCCGGCATGGGCGGTGAGGCCGAGCCCGGCCTCGGCGGCGATGCGGAACGCCTTCTCGAAATCGCGCGGCCGGTAAAGACGCTCGTCGCCGGCAAGGCCGAAGCCGGTGACGCCAGGCGCGCGGGCGGCAAAGCGGGCGGCGGCCTCTACGGCGTCCGTCCCGAGATGGCGCACGCCGACCACGAGAAAGCGGCAGACGATGTCGGTCTCCCGCTCCGCCTCGGCCGCGCCGCGCGCCAGGGCGCCGAGATAGGTCTCGGGCGACAGGCCGCTTGCCGCCGCATGGTCGGGCGAAATCGTCAGCTCGCTGTAGATCGCGCCCTGCGCGGCGAGGCCGGTCAGATAGTCGAAGGCGAGGCGGCGATAGTCGTCTTCGGTGCGAAGCAGGGCGGCCGCCCGGTCATAGGCGGCGAGAAAGCCGGAAAATCCCTCCCAGCGATAGGTCGCCTCGTCAGCGAAGCCGCTGAGATCGACGCCCTGGCGCGCAGCCAGTTCGCGGGCGAAGCCGGGCTGCAACGTGCCTTCCACATGGCAATGAAGCTCGGCCAACGGAAAGGGGGCGGCGGGGCGGCCGCGCGCGAAAAGGCTCACAGGAAGCTCCGCCCATGCGGCCCGACGGGCAGGCCGAGATGGGCGGCGACGCTTTCCCCGATGTCGCTGAACGTCTCGCGGCGGCCGAGGGCGCGGGCGGCGATCCCCGGCCCGAAGCCGAGGATCGGTACCTCCTCGCGCGTGTGATCGGTGCCGGGATAGGTCGGGTCGCAGCCATGGTCGGCGGTGAGGATCGCAAGATCCCCGGGGCGCAGCAGGGCTTCCAGCTCCGGCAGGCGGCGATCGAAGGCCTCGAGCGCCGCGGCATAGCCCGGCACGTCGCGCCGATGGCCGAACAGCATGTCGAAATCCACGAAATTGGCGAAGACGAGATCGCCGTCGGCGGCGTCGCGCACCGCGCTCAGCATGGCGTCGAACAGCGCCATGTTGCCGTCTCCCTTGCGCACCTCGCTCATCCCCTGGTGGGCGAAGATGTCGCCGATCTTGCCGATGCCGATCACCCGGCGCCCATCGGCCACGGCGCGGTCGAGGATCGTCGCCTCGGGCGGCGGCACGGAATAGTCGCGCCGGTTCGCCGTGCGGCGGAACGTGGCGCTGCTCTCGCCCGTGAAGGGGCGGGCGATGACGCGGCCGATATTGAGCGGATCGACATGGCGCCGCGCCGCCTCGCAGAGCCCGTAGAGCCGATCCAGGCCGAAATGCCCTTCGTGCGCCGCGATCTGCAGCACGCTGTCGCTGGACGTGTAGAGGATCGGCCGGCCGGTTCGCACGCTCTCCTCGCCCAGCGCCGCGATGATCTCGGTGCCCGAGGCATGGCAATCGCCGAGGATGCCGGGGATGCCGGTGTCATCCACGATCTCGGCGATCAGCTCGGGCGGAAAGCAGGGAATGCTGCGAGGAAAATAGCCCCAGTCGAACCGCACCGGAACGCCCGCGATCTCCCAATGGCCCGACGGCGTGTCCTTGCCCCGGCTGACCTCCGCCGCCCGGCCCCAGATCCCTTCCGGCTCCCCGCCGCGCCCGCGCCCGCGCCCGGCCGCGTGGAACAGGCCGAGCCGCTCCATATGGGGCAGGTCGAGCGGCCCCCCGCGCAGCCCCGGCCGATCCGCCTCGCCCCTCGCCGCAGCCTCCTGGATATGGCCGAACGTGTCGGCGCCTGCATCGCCGAACGCGCCCGCATCCGCCGCGCCGCCGATGCCGAAGGAATCCAGAACGATCAGAACGGCTCGGGTCATGGCACTCTCCTCCGCCGGACTTGTGGCACGCCAAGGCGACTTGCGAAAGCCGATCGACCGGGCAAGCTCTAGCCGCAGTCGCTGCAGGTGATGCCGGCCCCGTTGCTCGTGCCGCGCGGCCAGTAATAGGCCATGTCCTTCATCTCGATCGCGGAGGTGAAGCCGAAGCCGCCGAGCGGGGTGTAGAGATAGCTCGCCTCGGCCACCACGATGGCGGTGGACTTCTGGCCGGCGAGCGAGGCGGGCAGCGTGAAGACCGAGCCCTTAACCCGGGCGGTCGCGCCGTTCACGGCGCGCGACCAGTCCACCGTCGCCTTGCCCTTGTCGTCGATCAGGATCGAGGACAAGGCGATCCGCACCTTGCTTGAGTCGAGCGGCTGCATCAGCGCGCGCGCCACGTCGAGCTCGGCCGAGATCGCGGCCTTCGTGGTGGTGGTGTCCTGCGCGATCAGGTCGGCCGTCGCATTGGCGGTCGCCTGGAGCTTGCGGTTGGCGGTGACGGCGAGCGTCGCGTCCGATGCGCCGATATAGACGATCAGCATCACGGGAACCACCAGCGCGAACTCCACCGCCGCGATGCCGCGCCGGTCGCCGCCGAAGCGCCGGGCGAGCGCGGTCCAGGCCGGGCGCATCAATAGGGCTCCGTGCGGAAGGCCGATACGCTGGCGAGGACGACCTTGCCGTTGGATGTCGACAGGAGTTTCAGGAAGTCGGTCACCGGCGTCCAGGGATAGAAGACGCGCAACGCCATGATGGTCTTGGAGCCGCCGGCCTCGGTTTTGGTGCCATATTGCTGGCTCGCGTCGGGCTGGGACAGATCGACGTCCTGGAACGAGGCGTAGGTGCGCAGGTCGATCGTCAGCTTGTCGCAGGACAGGAACACGCTGACCCTGTCGCAGATCAGCTTGCGAAAGGTCTCGGGTTTCAGATCGTCGGCGTCGAGCTGTCCTGTGCGCACGAGGCGGGAGACCTGTTCCACGCCGCCGTCCAGCGTCAGCTGCGATATGAACAGAAGCCCCGTCTCGATCGTGGCGAAGGTCAGGAACAGGAAGGGGACGGCGAGAATGGCGAATTCCACCGCCGTCGCCCCCGAGCGGTCGCGACGAAAGCGCTGGAGACTCCATCCGCGCCCGCCTCCGCAGCTTCTCGCGCCTCGCCAGCCAGGGGTCGTATCTCTGGTCATGATCGCTCCGGCGCGCTGCCGCATACGCTTGCCCAAGCGGTGAGGGCTTGGCGGGCGGGGCGCTTGTCTTGGCCGAAACGGTAAGGCTACCCGTCTTGCGAAGGCGTTAAGAGGGCTTGGCAAAAGCTTCGGACGGGCAAGGATCGAGCGGATTTCCTTAAGCGCGAGGCGGCTGCGGCCAGGGGGTTTAGATCGACGCGGTCTGGAAGGAGCCTTTAGGCTTACTGGCCGGCGGCGACCATCGACTCG
Protein-coding regions in this window:
- the upp gene encoding uracil phosphoribosyltransferase; its protein translation is MDGVTVINHPLVQHKLTLMRKKETSTASFRRLLREISTLLCYEVTRDLDLTTMRIETPMQEMDAPILEGKKLVFASILRAGNGLLEGMLDLVPAARVAHIGMYRDHDTLEPVEYYFKAPEDLASRLTIVVDPMLATANSATAAMEKLKERGAKNIRFLCLLAAPEGIKRFRDAHPDIPVFTAAIDERLNEKGYILPGLGDAGDRMYGTK
- the add gene encoding adenosine deaminase, whose protein sequence is MSLFARGRPAAPFPLAELHCHVEGTLQPGFARELAARQGVDLSGFADEATYRWEGFSGFLAAYDRAAALLRTEDDYRRLAFDYLTGLAAQGAIYSELTISPDHAAASGLSPETYLGALARGAAEAERETDIVCRFLVVGVRHLGTDAVEAAARFAARAPGVTGFGLAGDERLYRPRDFEKAFRIAAEAGLGLTAHAGEFAGPAAVAETLDALNVSRIGHGVRAVEDAALLARLREEGVTLEVCPLSNLALGVAPDAANHPLARLRQAGLRLTVNSDDPPFFGSDLTAEYRFAAEAGFEPAERLALTRNAIEAAFVEEPVRKRLSELLTMRALALGAPGSSL
- a CDS encoding phosphopentomutase, with product MTRAVLIVLDSFGIGGAADAGAFGDAGADTFGHIQEAAARGEADRPGLRGGPLDLPHMERLGLFHAAGRGRGRGGEPEGIWGRAAEVSRGKDTPSGHWEIAGVPVRFDWGYFPRSIPCFPPELIAEIVDDTGIPGILGDCHASGTEIIAALGEESVRTGRPILYTSSDSVLQIAAHEGHFGLDRLYGLCEAARRHVDPLNIGRVIARPFTGESSATFRRTANRRDYSVPPPEATILDRAVADGRRVIGIGKIGDIFAHQGMSEVRKGDGNMALFDAMLSAVRDAADGDLVFANFVDFDMLFGHRRDVPGYAAALEAFDRRLPELEALLRPGDLAILTADHGCDPTYPGTDHTREEVPILGFGPGIAARALGRRETFSDIGESVAAHLGLPVGPHGRSFL
- a CDS encoding TadE/TadG family type IV pilus assembly protein, translated to MRPAWTALARRFGGDRRGIAAVEFALVVPVMLIVYIGASDATLAVTANRKLQATANATADLIAQDTTTTKAAISAELDVARALMQPLDSSKVRIALSSILIDDKGKATVDWSRAVNGATARVKGSVFTLPASLAGQKSTAIVVAEASYLYTPLGGFGFTSAIEMKDMAYYWPRGTSNGAGITCSDCG
- a CDS encoding TadE/TadG family type IV pilus assembly protein; the protein is MEFAILAVPFLFLTFATIETGLLFISQLTLDGGVEQVSRLVRTGQLDADDLKPETFRKLICDRVSVFLSCDKLTIDLRTYASFQDVDLSQPDASQQYGTKTEAGGSKTIMALRVFYPWTPVTDFLKLLSTSNGKVVLASVSAFRTEPY